CAGTTAAGAATATTGGAAAATTAAACGGTAAGGGCAATACAAGAAGTTTGTTTAACCTTTACAAAAACGAAACCGATACAAGCGTTCGCAGAGAGATAGTTTCGTCAATAGGAAGACAAAGAAAACCTACAAATAAACCTATGCTTGTTGATTTTCTGCAAGACGAAGACCCTAAAATTGTATGTCAGGCTATTCGCGGACTTCT
This DNA window, taken from Candidatus Endomicrobium procryptotermitis, encodes the following:
- a CDS encoding HEAT repeat domain-containing protein, with protein sequence MLSKEYITKLKHRGNDGISVLVNSQRDIGSINFILENLGRLPENFNSDFLYKLLHHTHWQVRLNAVKNIGKLNGKGNTRSLFNLYKNETDTSVRREIVSSIGRQRKPTNKPMLVDFLQDEDPKIVCQAIRGLL